CCGCGGAGCCTGCACGACCGGCTGGCGGCCCGTCAGCGCGAGCCCCACCTTGACGCCGTCGGCGAACGTGCCGTCGTCGGCGGCGCGCGACGACGCGGGGGCGGCACCGGAGAGCTGCGGCGACGTCGCACCCGAGGCCGGGTGGATCACCAGGGGCGAGACGTCGACGAACCGGCGCCCGTCCTGCGTGTGCATGACACCCATCTTCAGCACCTCGACCGGCATCGTCGGCTGCCGCAGGAAGTCGACGGCGTTGAGGATCTCCTCGCCCGCCTCCTGGCAGATGACGATGAGGCGGGCGCTGGACCGGCCCGGCTGGGAGCGGGTGATGGGCACCGAGTCGTAGAACGCGGCGATGTCGCGCTGGAACGCGTTGGGGCCGCCGTGGTATCGCGAGGCGAGCTCGCCGCGCGTGAGACGACCGGCCCAGCCGGCGTGGTCGAGGGCGCGCGTCAGGGCCGCGCGGTCGAGCTCGGCGACGAGCTCCACGACGACGGGCGAGCCGGTCGCGTCGAGCGCGAGCAGGTGCGGCTCGTCGGGACCCACGCCCTGCGCGACGGGGAAGATCTGCTCGCCGAGGAGGCCGTCGATGTGCGAGTCGACCACGCGGTGCGCGGTGGTCGCCAGGCCCGGTTCGGCACCCGCCTGCTGCCCGGACTGGACGAGGAGGGGCCGGTTGGCGTCGACCTCGAACAGTGGCATGGCGGTGGATCTCCCCGGGGAAAGCACACGGCCCGCATGGCCGCGATTCGACATAGCCTACGGCCGGGTTCCCGGTGATCTGCAACACCCCAGGTCCGTGGCCCGGGTCACGGACACGACGGGCGAGACACGCAGTCCGGACACGTCCGACGCGCCGGGCGCGTCACGCGTGTCCGGACTCCTCCTCGTCGGCCGCGAGGGCCTCCTCGACCCGCTGCACCTTGGCCTCCAGCTGGCCGGTGCGGCCCGGCCGGATGTCCGCCTTGAGGACGAGCGAGACGCGGTTCCCGCCGGCGACGACGGCCTCGGTGGCCCGCTGGATCACGGGCATCACCTCGTCCCACTCCCCCTCGATCTCCGTGAACATCGACGTGGTGCGGTTCGGCAGCCCCGACTCACGGACGATGCGCACGGCCTCGGCGACCTGCTGGGTGACGGACTCGCCCGCACCGAGCGGGGCGACGGAGAACGCGAAGACGGCCATGGGCCCATCCTGCCCCGTCGGACGGTCCCCGCACAGGCCGGGTCGTGCGCGCCCGCGCGGCTCCGGGAGGGCGCCGGCGACGCTTAGGCTCGTCGGGTGAGCATCTCGGTGACGGTCCTGGCCGGTGGCGTCGGCGGCGCCCGACTCGCGCACGGGTTCGCGCTCGCGCAGCCCGGCGCGGCCCCGACGTGCGTGGTGAACGTCGGGGACGACACGGTGCGGCACGGCCTGCACGTCTCCCCCGACCTCGACACGGTGATGTACACGCTGGCGGGCCTCAACGACGAGGAGCGCGGCTGGGGGCTGACCGGCGAGTCGTACGCGGTGCTGGACCGGCTCGCGCGGCTCGGCGAGGACACGTGGTTCACCCTCGGCGACAAGGACCTGGCGACGCACGTGGTGCGCACCGCCCGGCTGCGCGAGGGCGTGCCGCTGAGCGAGGTCACGGCGTCCCTGGCGGCGGCGCTCGGGGTGGCTGCCCGGCTGCTGCCCGTCACCGACGACCCGGTGCGCACGCTCGTGCGGACACCGTCGGGCACGCTCGCCTTCCAGGAGTACTTCGTGCGACGGCAGCACGCCGACGCGGTGCTCGGACTGACGTTCGACGGGGTGGACGCGGCCCGGCCCGCACCCGGGGTGCTCGACGCCGTGACGGGCACGGACCTGCTCGTCGTGGCGCCGTCGAACCCGTTCCTGTCGGTCGAACCGGTGCTGGCGACGCCGGGCGTCCGCGACGCCGTCCGGTCCACCCGGGCGCGACGCGTCGCCGTCAGCCCCATCGTGGGCGGGCGCGCGGTGAAGGGACCGGCCGCGCAGATCCTGGAGACGCTCGGCCACGACGTCTCCGCGCTCGGTGTCGCCCGCCTCTACGCCGGGCTGGTGGACGTCATGGTGATCGACGACGCCGACGCCGCGCTGGCCGGGCCGATCACGGACCTCGGGTTCGACGTCGTCGTGACGGACACGATCATGGGCGGCCCGGCGGGCCGCGAGCGCCTGGCCCGCGAGCTGCTCGGGCTCGCGTCGGCACCGTGACGGCGCAGGCGCCGGTGGTCGCCGTCGTGCCGGTGCGCGACGGGGTGAGCGGGAAGTCGCGGCTGGCGGCGGCGCTCGACCCGGGTGCCCGACGGCGCCTGGTCGTCGCGCTGGCCCGGCACGTCCTGGGGGTGCTGGACGGGTGCGCGGCGGTGGACCGGGTGGTCGTCGTGACGGCGGACCCGGGGTTCGTGGCGGAGGTGCTGGACCCGTCCGGGCACGGGACCGGCGGGCCGGGCCCGGACAAGCGGTCGGTGCCTCCGGCCCGGGTCGGAGGCACCGACGTGATCCGCGAGCCGGCCGGGCGACCGGGGCTGAACGTCGCCCTCGAGCACGCGCGGACGGCGGTGCGCGCCGTCGGGCCCGGTCGTCTCCTCGTGGTGCACGCCGACCTGCCGCTGCTCACCGGGGACGACGTGGCGGCCGTGCTGGCCGGGCCGGGCGACGTGGTGGTCGCCACCGACCGGCACGGCACGGGGACGAACCTGCTGGCCGTCCCGCTCGGGTCGTCCGGCGACGCGGCTCGCCCGTTCGGGTTCCGGTTCGGTGCCGGGTCCCGGGCCGCGCACGAGCAGGAGGCCGCGGCATCGGGTCTGACGTGCGCGGTGGTGGACCGGCCGGGGACGGCCCTGGACCTCGACACCCTGGCCGACTGGGACGACCTCCCGACCGGCGCCCGACGGTGGCTGCGCGACGTCGTCGGGCCCGGGCCCGCCTGAGCAGCCGGCGGTCGCGGGCCCCCGGGCCCGCACCCTTCCCGCCGGGTGGGGGTGCGGGCCCGACGGACTCGTCAGGCGGCGTCGAGCCGCTCGCGCACGTCCGCGGGGAGGTCGAGCTCGGCGGCGTCGAGCAGCTCGTCGAGCTGCGCGACCGAGCTCGGCCCGACGAGCGGGATCACCGGCCACGCGCCGCCCAGCAGCCAGGCGACGGCGACCTGCGACGGCGTGGCGCCGAGCTCGTGGGCGACCTGGCGGAGCTCGGCGATGCGGGCGCGGTTGCCCGCGCGGTCGGCGCCGCCGTAGAGCGGCTTGTCGTCGCGGGCGAACGCGCCCTGGTGCACGGGCGAGTAGGCCACGACGGACAGCCGGGGGCGGCCCTCGACGCCGGTGGAGGCGGCGTAGTCGAGGAGGTCGGCGTTCGCCCAGTCCTGGCGGGCGGGGACGGGCGGCGGGTAGATGTACGAGAAGTTCTCCTGGACGACGGAATAGCCGGGCACGCCCTGCCGCTCGGCCTCGGCGCGGGCCTCGACGACGCGCCACGTGGCGACGTTGGAGATGCCGGTGAGCCCGACGACGCCCTCGGCCTGGAGCTTGCCGAACGCGCCGACGGTCTCGGCGAGCGGGGTGTCGTGGTCGTCGACGTGCCCGTACAGCAGGTCGATCTTCTCGATGCCGAGGTGGCGCAGGCTCTCGTGCGCCTCCCGGGCGACGACGTCGGCGCCGAGGCCCTGGAAGTTCGTGGGCGGGGTGTTGGACAGCGGCTTGCTGCGGTCCTTCTGCGCGGCGCCGAGCTTGGTGGCGATGCGGACCTCGTCGCGGGCGCCGCGGGAGGCGAGCCAGCGGCCGAGCAGGTCCTCGCTGTCGCGGCCGTGCCCGCCGGCCCAGAGGCTGTAGTTGTTGGCGGTGTCGAGGAAGGTGCCGCCGGCGGCGAGGTAGCGGTCGAGGATCGCGAACGACGTCTCCTCGTCGACGAGGGTCCCGAGGTTCATCGTGCCGAGGGCGAGGGTGGAGACGTCGAAGGCGCGGTCGCCGTCGCCGAGGGTGGTGTAGCGCATCATGTGCTCCTGACGTGGGGGTTCGTGCGGCACCGATGACGCTACGGACGGATCGGTCCGGGTGTACGGTCCATTGGCATGGCACCGGACCAGACCGATTCGCGGGTCGACCTGGCGTGGGAGACCCTGCTCGACCTGGAGGCCGACGACGGACCGCTGGTCGAGCGGCTGGAGCACGCCCTCCGCGACGCGGTGTCCACCGGGCGGCTGCCCGCCGGGGCGGCGCTGCCCGCGAGCCGACGCCTCGCCGAGTCGCTGGGGGTCTCGCGGTGGGCGGTCACCGAGACGTACGGGCGGCTCGTGGCGGAGGGCGTGCTGGAGGCGCGCGTCGGGTCCGGCACGCGGGTGCCGTCGTCGGCCCGCCCGGTCGCTCCCCGTCGCCGTCCGGCCACGAGGTCGGCGGCGCGTCCGGGCGCGGTGCCCGGCGCGACGGCGCCGTCGGGCACCCTGCCGCCGACCGCACCCCGTCCCGGCCACGACCTGCGGCCCGGCGTCCCCGACCTGCGGCACGTCCCCCGCGACGCGTGGGTGCGCGCCACGCGGGAGGCGCTGGCCGCCGCGTCCAACGACGACCTCGCGGGCGCCCCGGCGGCCGGGCACCCCGCCGCCCGTACGACCGTGGCGGCGCACCTGCGCCGCGCGCGGCTGGTCGACGCGCCGGACACCGCCGTCGTGCTGACGCGTGGCGCGACCGATGCGACGGCCCGGCTCGCCGCGGCACTGCACGCGGCCGGGCACCGGCACCTGCTGGTGGAGGACCCGTCGTGGCCGGTGCTGCGGGACGTCGCGCGCCGCGCCGGGCTGGAACCCGTCCCGGTGCCGGTGGACGCCGGCGGGGTGGACGTCGACGCGCTCGTGGCGGCGTCGGCGCGGACCGGGGCGCGGGTCGCGCTGCTCACCCCGGCGCACCAGTTCCCCACGGGGGTGCCGCTGAGCGGCGAGCGGCGCGAGCAGGTGCTCGCCTGGGCGCGGTCGGTGGACGGCCTGGTGGTGGAGGACGACTACGACGCGGAGTTCCGCTACGACCGTCGCCCCGTGGCGGCGTTGCAGCGCCTCGACCCGGAGCGGGTGGTGCTGGTGGGCTCGGTGAGCAAGACCCTCAGCCCGGCCGTCGGGGTCGGGTGGGTGGTGCTGCCGGTGGCGTGGCGGGCGGCGTTCGCCGACGTCCCCGGCGGCGGACCGTCGGTGCTCGACCAGCTCACGTTCGCGCGCCTCGTCGCGGGCGGCGGCTACGACCGGCACCTGCGCGCGGCCCGCGGCCGGTACCGGCGCCGCCACGACGCCCTGGCCGCCGCGCTGGACGAGGTGCTGCCGCAGGTGCGGCTGACGGGCCTGGCGGCGGGCCTGCACGTGCTCGCCCACCTGCCGGCGAGCGCGCCGGACGCCGCGGAGGTGGTGCGGGCGGCGGCACGGCTCGACGTCGGGCTGGTCGACCTGCGGCGCTACCAGTGCCGTCCGGCGGCGACGTCGCGGGCGCTGGTGCTGGGCTACGGCAACCTGGCGGACGCCCGGCTGGCCGCGGCGGTCGCGCGGCTGGCGGCGTGCGCCGGCCCGGCGGGGGCCTGACGCCGCCGGCGTCCGCCCGTGCGCTGCCCGAGCAGGACGCCACCGAGCACGAGCGCGGCCCCGACGGCCTGCCGCGGACCGAAGGCCTCCCCCACGAGGAGGGTGCCGAGGACGACGCCGGTGACGGGGTTGAGCAGCCCGACGAGTCCGACGGTGCCGGCGGGCAGGCGGCGCAGGCCGCTGAACCAGGCGAGGAACGCGACCGCGGTCGCGACGACGGCGACGTACGCGAACCCGCCGATCGCGGCGCCGTCGACCGGGGGCGGGCCGCCCTCGACGACGAGCGCCACGGGCAGCAGGAGCAGTCCGCCGGCGGTGAGCTGCCAGGCGGTGACCGCGACCATGGGCTCCGCGGGGGCCCACCGCTTGGTGAGGACGAAGCCGACGGAGGACATGAGCATGGCGGCGACGGACGCGAGGACGCCGACGAGCGGGACGTCCGCGCCGCCGTCGGCGACGAGAACGACGACGCCCGCCATGCCGACGACGGCCCCGGCGGCTCCCCACCGGGTGGGTCGCTCGCCGAGCAGGGGCCAGGCGAGCAGGAGCAGCACGAGGGCGGAGGCCGCCATGACGGTCGAGGCGACGGACGACGGCAGCAGCGTCGCGGCGACGTAGACGAGGACGAAGAACGCCCCGACGTTGAGCGTGCCGAGCACGAGGGAGCGCCACCACCAGTCGCGACGCGGGAGGCGGCGGGCGACGGCGAGCAGCAGGAGCCCGGCGGGCAGGGCGCGGAGCGCGGCGCCCCACAGGGGCTGGTCGGGCGGCAGGAGCTGCCGGGTGACGACGTAGGTGGATCCCCAGGCGATCGGGGCGACCGCGGTGACGGCCACCCACTTCCAGTTCGCTTCCATGGAAGCGATAATCGCTTCCGCGGAAGTTATATTCCGGGGATGGACGAGCCCGACCACGTCGCCCGCATCCAGGACGCCTGGCGCCGCGAACGCCCCGACCTCGACGTCGCCCCGCAGGGCATCATCGGCCGCCTGCACCGCCTCGCCGCCCACCTCGACGACGAGCTCGCCGTCGTCTACGCCCGCCACGGCCTCGGGTTCGGCGAGTTCGACGTCCTGGCCACCCTGCGCCGCGCCGGCGCCCCCTACGAACGGGCGCCCGGCGAGATCGCGCAGCACACCATGGTCACCACCGGCGCCGTCACCAAGCGCCTCGACCGGCTCGTCGCGGCCGGGCTCGTCGAGCGCCGCCGGGCCGAGGACGACGGCCGGCGCCGCGTCGTCGCGCTCACGCCCGAGGGCCTGCGCGTCATCGACACCGCGTTCACCGAGCACATGGCCAACGAGCGCCGCCTCGTCGACCAGCTCTCCGGCGCCGACCAGGCCGCGCTGGCGGACATCCTGCGCCGCTGGCTCACCGCCTACGAGTGACGCGACCCGGCACCGGCCGCCCCCACCCCCCCGCTCACCACGAGCCGCGGTGCACAACCTCGTCCAGCGCCTTGCGCGGCCGCCGCGACGGCGAGCCCGCCGGCCCGCCCGGCGCCGGGTGCCCGACGGCGACCACGCCCGTCGGCTCCCACGCGGGCGGCACACCGAACTCCGCGGCGAACGCCGGCCGCTCACCGCGGCCGATGCCGAAGAAGCAGGCTCCCAGCCCCTCGTCGACGGCCGTCTGGAGCAGCAGCAGGGACGCCATCCCGGCGTCGACGTGCCAGTACGGCACCGGCCAGCGGGACTCCTCGGCGTCCGTCCACCCCTTGTCCGGCTCCGCGTACCGCCCCAGGTAGGCGGCCTTCGACGCGAGCACCACGATCAGCACGGGCGCGGTGCGCATCCCGTCCAGCCACGCCGACATGTCCCGCGGCGACGACGCCGGGGTGGTCGCCGCCCAGAACCGCTCCCGGTCCGCCGGGGTGTCCAGCACGAGGAACGACCAACCCTGCGTGAACCCGGCGCTCGGGGCACGCACCGCATGCCCCAGCATCCGGTCCACGACCTCCGGCGGCACCGGGTCCGGGCCGAACCGACGCACCATCCGCCGACGGCGGACCACCTCACGGAACTCCATGGGCACCAGCATGCCCGCCCCCGCACCGGCCGCGCACCGACCCGCGCCACGACGGCCCGCCCGAGGGTCGCTCAGAGGACGAGCTCGGGCTGGAGGCGCGTCACCGACCACACCCGCTGCCGCCGCGCGGCCACCGCCGTGGCGCTCAGCGCCACCACCAGCACCCCGGCGAGCACGCCCGCCGCACCCAGCGCCGTGGCCAGGCTCCCGCCGTACAGGAGCTGGCGCAGCCCCTCCACGGCGTACGACATCGGCAGCAGGTGGTGCAGCGCCCGCAACGGCTCCGGGATGGTCTGCCACGGGAACGTGCCGCCCGCCGTGACGAGCTGCACCAGCATGAGCACCAGGCCCAGGAACTGCCCCGCGGCCCCCAGCCACACGTTCAGCGCCTGCAGGACCGCCACGAACGTCACCGACACCAGCGCGAGGAACAGCCACGTCGCCAACCCGTACGCCGGCGCGATGTCCAGGGCGAACGTCGTCACGCCCAGCATCACCGTCACCTGCACCGCACCCACGACCGCCGGCACGACCCAGCCGCCCAGCGCCGCCGCCATCGGCGAGCGCCCCGCGGCCAGCGCCCGCGACGACAACGGCCGCACGAGCAGGAACAGCACGTACGCGCCGATCCACGTGGCCAGCGACAGGAAGAACGGCGCGAGGCCCGCACCGTACGTCCCCGCCGACGTCAGCGCCTGGTCCCGCACCTCGACCGGGTTGCCGAGCGTGTCCGCCGTCGCCGTGCGCGTGTCGTCGTCGACGTCCGGCACCTGCCCCAGCCCCTCGGCCAGCCCGTCGCGCAGCTCGCCCGTCCCGTCGGCGACGTCCCCCGCGCCGTCCGCGAGCCGGGTCGTGCCGTCCGCGAGGTCGCCCGCGCCGTCGGCCACCTGCGCGGTGCCGTCCGCGAGCCGCGCGACGCCGTCGAGCAGCGCCGGGGTGGACCCCGCGAGCTGCGCCGTGCCGTCCGCGAGCCGCCCCGCACCGTCCGCGGCCGACGCGATCCCGTCCGCCAGGTCCGGCGTCGCCGCGGCGAGGGTCGCCGCGCCGTCCGCCACCCGCTGCGCCCCGTCCGCCAGGGTGTCGAGCCGGTCGGACGCGTCCGACACCTGCCCGACGGCGTCCGCGACCTCCGCGCGCCGCTCGTCCAGCGCCGGGGTCACCCGGTCCGCGACGTCCGCCGCCACGGCGTCCGCCTGGTCCCGGGTCAGGGTGCCGTCGGCCACCAGCGCGTCCAGGCCGTCGACGAGCGCCGCGTCCACGTCGTCGCGCGCGCCGTCCAGCGCGGGCAGGACCTGCTGCGCCGCGTCAGCCGCCTGCCTCCCGGTGGCCGCCACCTCGGCGTCGCCGTCGGCGACCTGCTGCGCGCCGTCCGCCAGCTCGCGGGTCCTCGCCGGCAGGGACGCCGTCGCGTCCTCGAGGGTGCCCAGCCCGTCGTCGAGCTGCTGCGCGCCGTCGTCCAGCCGGGTCACCGCGTCGCCGAGCGGCGCCACCTGGGCGTCCAGCGTCGCCGCACCGTCCGCCACCCGCCCCGCACCGTCCGCCAGGGTGTGCGCCCCGTCGTCGGCCTCCCGCGCGCCGTCCGCCAGCTCCTGCGCACCGTCGAGCAGCCGGTCCGCGCCGTCCACCGCGTCCGCCAGGTTCGTGTGGATCGACGCGAAGCCCCGCAGGAACTCGTCCGCCGCCTCCGTGCCCACCTCCTGCGCCACCGCGTCCCGCACCCGCCCGACGATCGTGTCCGCGATCGT
This Isoptericola jiangsuensis DNA region includes the following protein-coding sequences:
- a CDS encoding MTH1187 family thiamine-binding protein, translated to MAVFAFSVAPLGAGESVTQQVAEAVRIVRESGLPNRTTSMFTEIEGEWDEVMPVIQRATEAVVAGGNRVSLVLKADIRPGRTGQLEAKVQRVEEALAADEEESGHA
- the cofD gene encoding 2-phospho-L-lactate transferase — translated: MSISVTVLAGGVGGARLAHGFALAQPGAAPTCVVNVGDDTVRHGLHVSPDLDTVMYTLAGLNDEERGWGLTGESYAVLDRLARLGEDTWFTLGDKDLATHVVRTARLREGVPLSEVTASLAAALGVAARLLPVTDDPVRTLVRTPSGTLAFQEYFVRRQHADAVLGLTFDGVDAARPAPGVLDAVTGTDLLVVAPSNPFLSVEPVLATPGVRDAVRSTRARRVAVSPIVGGRAVKGPAAQILETLGHDVSALGVARLYAGLVDVMVIDDADAALAGPITDLGFDVVVTDTIMGGPAGRERLARELLGLASAP
- the cofC gene encoding 2-phospho-L-lactate guanylyltransferase, with amino-acid sequence MTAQAPVVAVVPVRDGVSGKSRLAAALDPGARRRLVVALARHVLGVLDGCAAVDRVVVVTADPGFVAEVLDPSGHGTGGPGPDKRSVPPARVGGTDVIREPAGRPGLNVALEHARTAVRAVGPGRLLVVHADLPLLTGDDVAAVLAGPGDVVVATDRHGTGTNLLAVPLGSSGDAARPFGFRFGAGSRAAHEQEAAASGLTCAVVDRPGTALDLDTLADWDDLPTGARRWLRDVVGPGPA
- a CDS encoding aldo/keto reductase, which encodes MRYTTLGDGDRAFDVSTLALGTMNLGTLVDEETSFAILDRYLAAGGTFLDTANNYSLWAGGHGRDSEDLLGRWLASRGARDEVRIATKLGAAQKDRSKPLSNTPPTNFQGLGADVVAREAHESLRHLGIEKIDLLYGHVDDHDTPLAETVGAFGKLQAEGVVGLTGISNVATWRVVEARAEAERQGVPGYSVVQENFSYIYPPPVPARQDWANADLLDYAASTGVEGRPRLSVVAYSPVHQGAFARDDKPLYGGADRAGNRARIAELRQVAHELGATPSQVAVAWLLGGAWPVIPLVGPSSVAQLDELLDAAELDLPADVRERLDAA
- a CDS encoding PLP-dependent aminotransferase family protein, translated to MAPDQTDSRVDLAWETLLDLEADDGPLVERLEHALRDAVSTGRLPAGAALPASRRLAESLGVSRWAVTETYGRLVAEGVLEARVGSGTRVPSSARPVAPRRRPATRSAARPGAVPGATAPSGTLPPTAPRPGHDLRPGVPDLRHVPRDAWVRATREALAAASNDDLAGAPAAGHPAARTTVAAHLRRARLVDAPDTAVVLTRGATDATARLAAALHAAGHRHLLVEDPSWPVLRDVARRAGLEPVPVPVDAGGVDVDALVAASARTGARVALLTPAHQFPTGVPLSGERREQVLAWARSVDGLVVEDDYDAEFRYDRRPVAALQRLDPERVVLVGSVSKTLSPAVGVGWVVLPVAWRAAFADVPGGGPSVLDQLTFARLVAGGGYDRHLRAARGRYRRRHDALAAALDEVLPQVRLTGLAAGLHVLAHLPASAPDAAEVVRAAARLDVGLVDLRRYQCRPAATSRALVLGYGNLADARLAAAVARLAACAGPAGA
- a CDS encoding DMT family transporter; the encoded protein is MEANWKWVAVTAVAPIAWGSTYVVTRQLLPPDQPLWGAALRALPAGLLLLAVARRLPRRDWWWRSLVLGTLNVGAFFVLVYVAATLLPSSVASTVMAASALVLLLLAWPLLGERPTRWGAAGAVVGMAGVVVLVADGGADVPLVGVLASVAAMLMSSVGFVLTKRWAPAEPMVAVTAWQLTAGGLLLLPVALVVEGGPPPVDGAAIGGFAYVAVVATAVAFLAWFSGLRRLPAGTVGLVGLLNPVTGVVLGTLLVGEAFGPRQAVGAALVLGGVLLGQRTGGRRRRQAPAGPAHAASRATAAASRASARLP
- a CDS encoding MarR family winged helix-turn-helix transcriptional regulator yields the protein MDEPDHVARIQDAWRRERPDLDVAPQGIIGRLHRLAAHLDDELAVVYARHGLGFGEFDVLATLRRAGAPYERAPGEIAQHTMVTTGAVTKRLDRLVAAGLVERRRAEDDGRRRVVALTPEGLRVIDTAFTEHMANERRLVDQLSGADQAALADILRRWLTAYE
- a CDS encoding nitroreductase family protein yields the protein MEFREVVRRRRMVRRFGPDPVPPEVVDRMLGHAVRAPSAGFTQGWSFLVLDTPADRERFWAATTPASSPRDMSAWLDGMRTAPVLIVVLASKAAYLGRYAEPDKGWTDAEESRWPVPYWHVDAGMASLLLLQTAVDEGLGACFFGIGRGERPAFAAEFGVPPAWEPTGVVAVGHPAPGGPAGSPSRRPRKALDEVVHRGSW
- a CDS encoding YhgE/Pip domain-containing protein → MSALLTPLRLAASEARRLMAGTMPKLAVLAMALIPTLYAGLYLFANHDPYGHLDEVPAALVVLDEGTTTTDSVTGAETERTFGEDVAADLLDDGGFGWVETSQRDAEAGVRSGRFDAALVIGRTFSADLVSSGEFEPRQASLTLITNDANNYLAGTIADTIVGRVRDAVAQEVGTEAADEFLRGFASIHTNLADAVDGADRLLDGAQELADGAREADDGAHTLADGAGRVADGAATLDAQVAPLGDAVTRLDDGAQQLDDGLGTLEDATASLPARTRELADGAQQVADGDAEVAATGRQAADAAQQVLPALDGARDDVDAALVDGLDALVADGTLTRDQADAVAADVADRVTPALDERRAEVADAVGQVSDASDRLDTLADGAQRVADGAATLAAATPDLADGIASAADGAGRLADGTAQLAGSTPALLDGVARLADGTAQVADGAGDLADGTTRLADGAGDVADGTGELRDGLAEGLGQVPDVDDDTRTATADTLGNPVEVRDQALTSAGTYGAGLAPFFLSLATWIGAYVLFLLVRPLSSRALAAGRSPMAAALGGWVVPAVVGAVQVTVMLGVTTFALDIAPAYGLATWLFLALVSVTFVAVLQALNVWLGAAGQFLGLVLMLVQLVTAGGTFPWQTIPEPLRALHHLLPMSYAVEGLRQLLYGGSLATALGAAGVLAGVLVVALSATAVAARRQRVWSVTRLQPELVL